The proteins below come from a single Pleuronectes platessa chromosome 3, fPlePla1.1, whole genome shotgun sequence genomic window:
- the LOC128436484 gene encoding uncharacterized protein LOC128436484, which produces MADFRIPRCLSPLEPCTSSANYQCVLNNSMNIGNKFQQQPSLQRRPWLAENPVSLQLPLSTITPRKNESASLPQDINGRCWSKLRQEHVELKQPNGVTWTGSCTGKEVAKRKTASADQPNPLELKYKPRKMKELNTTGVKVARKRKKTKSTSHQQDAAGSILTYKDVKISDATKSKINLSICQVSLSSNNVLAKEREKAAGALSSPSKFVGKPNQSLVRESLRKIRRQPGLNADRTPIKTRGFVKIIQELLSETSPENVVAAQSVVEGVVNKQEVVRRKRGRPKKNPPALTAPNNIPAVDKEDSHNEGSHQQTVSLPKDDLEKGDKTKQRCKKRRRNRSIEAGEVQMKKSIEIDCQPEGDITDINPDIRVPGVNKRPRMVILKEFQKLIKSQTLKMRKSKENKQTNKPVRVAESDRVATLDSTCKKSTEVFVKNVEIVQPQDRSKREGSQAVVTIDKNHNQVFNESTEEKSKSQREESGSYTSKEPSVISGGKLPAFSFAALEEVSKLSADREPPLKNPDEGASNTTQQTAVQDEEGSPPSDLPQKDKPSDDYLLSQTPEKTGPGLSDAGGIGRTPDCEEEEDEEEVDVLLYSPVKLQSREDGLHNIQIIPDEEEEEDVDEVDVTGDEEE; this is translated from the exons ATGGCTGATTTCAGAATTCCTCGATGTCTCTCTCCCTTAGAGCCGTGTACTTCATCAGCAAATTATCAGTGTGTCCTAAACAACTCAATGAATATTGGCAATAAATTTCAGCAACAGCCATCTCTACAAAGGCGACCCTGGCTCGCAGAAAACCCTGTATCACTGCAGCTCCCTCTGAGTACCATTACTCCAAGAAAAAATGAAAGTGCGTCTTTACCACAGGATATAAATGGCCGCTGTTGGTCAAAGCTTAGACAAGAACATGTGGAGTTGAAGCAGCCAAATGGAGTAACCTGGACAGGATCTTGTACCGGGAAAGAAGTGGCCAAGAGAAAAACGGCATCTGCTGATCAACCAAATCCTCTGGAGCTTAAATATAAACCCAGGAAGATGAAAGAACTCAACACTACAGGTGTTAAAGTCGCACGTAAAAGAAAGAAGACAAAGTCCACCAGTCATCAGCAAGATGCTGCTGGTTCTATATTGACATACAAGGACGTGAAAATCAGTGATGCAACAAAGAGCAAAATCAACTTGAGCATTTGTCAAGTCAGTTTGTCGAGTAACAATGTTCTGGcgaaggaaagagaaaaggctGCAGGCGCTTTGAGCAGTCCATCCAAATTTGTTGGGAAGCCAAATCAGTCGTTGGTCAGAGAAAGTCTAAGAAAGATCCGCAGGCAGCCTGGGCTGAACGCTGACCGAACTCCCATCAAAACCAGGGGTTTTGTAAAAATAATCCAAGAATTGCTAAGTGAGACAAGCCCAGAAAATGTTGTAGCCGCACAATCTGTGGTCGAGGGAGTGGTGAACAAACAAGAAGTCGTACGCCGAAAGCGTGGAAGACCAAAGAAAAACCCTCCAGCTCTTACTGCTCCAAACAACATCCCTGCTGTGGACAAAGAGGACAGCCACAATGAAGGAAGTCATCAGCAGACGGTCAGTTTGCCGAAGGACGATTTGGAAAAGGgggacaaaacaaagcaaaggtGCAAAAAAAGGAGGCGGAATAGAAGTATAGAAGCAGGGGAGGTTCAAATGAAGAAGTCCATTGAGATAGATTGCCAACCTGAAGGAGATATTACTGACATAAACCCAGACATAAGAGTACCTGGGGTTAATAAACGACCACGAATGGTTATTCTGAAGGAGTTTCAGAAGCTTATTAAGAGTCAAACCTTAAAGATGAGGAAGTcaaaagaaaacaagcaaacaaataaacctGTAAGAGTGGCAGAGAGTGACAGGGTGGCTACCTTAGACAGCACATGTAAAAAATCGACTGAGGTGTTCGTGAAGAACGTGGAAATTGTTCAGCCGCAAGACAGGAGCAAGAGGGAAGGATCTCAGGCCGTGGTCACCATCGATAAAAATCACAATCAAGTCTTCAACGAATCAACAGAGGAGAAAAGTAAATCACAGCGAGAAGAAAGCGGCAGCTATACCAGTAAGGAGCCCAGTGTGATCAGTGGGGGAAAGCTACCGGCCTTTTCCTTTGCTGCTTTGGAAGAAGTGTCCAAGCTATCAGCAGACAGGGAGCCGCCGCTGAAGAACCCTGATGAAG GAgcttcaaatacaacacagcagACTGCCGTCCAGGATGAAGAAGGCTCGCCTCCCAGTGACCTGCCTCAGAAAGACAAGCCCTCAGATGACTACTTGCTGTCCCAGACACCTGAGAAAACTGGTCCAGGTCTGTCCGATGCTGGTGGAATCGGCCGGACCCCagactgtgaggaggaggaagacgaggaggaggtggatgtCCTGCTGTACTCTCCAGTCAAactgcagagcagagaggatgGACTACACAACATTCAGATAATaccagatgaagaggaggaggaagacgtggATGAGGTTGATGTGACTGGAGATGAGGAAGAGTAA